The DNA window TTGACGAACATTGTCTGCCCTCTGGCTCTGGCCGCCTTCCTCATCTTGACCCGGCTCCTCGAGAAGCAGGACGGCCTCCATGCGTTCCTCCACCTCGTCTCTTATTCTCCGCCTCTCCGTTTCGACTGTCTTGTTGGTCCCACTGAGATTTCCTGTCCTGCTTCCAGGCTTTGAATCACTTATTCGACTCAACGACGACGGAGGTGGCGCTGACAAAAACCTCTTCCCAAATAATAGTTCAAAGAAAGGCAGGAGCATCGGGATGCAGGCGGCTATTATCACACAGTTTGTTTCGACACTACGAATCATAGGAATGGGTCAATGGAAACATGCTGGATCGCACAAGGGAGACTACTAACCTTATCCAGATCACAAGGCTCCCTGAAGCATCTAACCATGCAGGACTTTGTCAGCAAGGGTCTTATGTTGTGCAGTTGTGCGGATGGTACGAGCTCACAAGTATAGTCTTTGCCGTCTCCCATACCTGGCACCATCATGACTTTGCGTATAGCAGCACAGCCAGCACTAGGGAAGTCATCAGTCAATGTCAAAAGTCAACGGGAGAGTAGCATGTGGCTATACTAACCAAACACCAAAGCCAAGGGCCACGCTAAGGGCCAATTTCTTTTTCAGATGTAATTGTAATGACCATAGTACTACAGCTGGGTATAAAGCAAGGTAGAAGTCTACCACGGCGGAAAATGCTGCCGTTCATCGATTCATCATTAGTACATCGAAAACCTCTTACTTCACCCTCGAGGATAAGGGCCTACTTACATCCCACAATAACTGAATAGACAATTATGGCAGTCGAGCTACGGCACTTGGCAGGGGCATATAAAGTGAACTGAGCCTCTGGCGGGTCGCACTCCGAGAAACGGACCCCGAATGCACCGAGCATAAGGACAAGGTTTGCGATTGCGAGGCCCCAAAGCAACCGGACGTGCCGGGGTGATGGGAAGAGGATCTTGACGAGTAGATTGACGACAGCGAACTTGGGAAGCGCGAGCGACAGCACTCCTGGGATTAGGCCGATCATTAGGAAGAATACAGAACGATGGAA is part of the Fusarium fujikuroi IMI 58289 draft genome, chromosome FFUJ_chr07 genome and encodes:
- a CDS encoding related to integral membrane protein PTH11 translates to MHSLPPDVAAHTRGPAMMAVMYSLTTLSSLAVVGRVFSRYKKLGRLAIDDYVIILSLGFVFAYVACWTAAILAGSGRHQATLTVDEFHRSVFFLMIGLIPGVLSLALPKFAVVNLLVKILFPSPRHVRLLWGLAIANLVLMLGAFGVRFSECDPPEAQFTLYAPAKCRSSTAIIVYSVIVGSFSAVVDFYLALYPAVVLWSLQLHLKKKLALSVALGFGVCAGCAAIRKVMMVPGMGDGKDYTYASGSLVIWISVETNCVIIAACIPMLLPFFELLFGKRFLSAPPPSSLSRISDSKPGSRTGNLSGTNKTVETERRRIRDEVEERMEAVLLLEEPGQDEEGGQSQRADNVRQRRLQHT